A single region of the Pelobates fuscus isolate aPelFus1 chromosome 4, aPelFus1.pri, whole genome shotgun sequence genome encodes:
- the LOC134607784 gene encoding uncharacterized protein LOC134607784, whose protein sequence is MAVGVLTQYLGSWQRPVAYMSKQLNAVASGLQPCLRAVAATALLVAEADKLTLGLELYVRVPHAVQTLLDYKGNHWFSNSRMTKYQAMLCENPRVHLETVNNLNPATLLPQTTESQHDCLEIMDEVFSSRSDLHDFPIKNPDIQYYTDGSSYVKEGIRYAGYAVTTIDKVIEARPLSKGTSAQKAELIALTRALQLAEGLRVNIYTDSKYAFLTTHAHGALSK, encoded by the coding sequence atggctgtgggagtattaactcagtatttgggatcatggcaaagacctgtagcTTATATGTCCAAACAGTtgaatgcagtggccagtggtcttcaaCCTTGTCTGCGAGCAGTGGCCGCTACTGCCCTGTTGGTAGCAGAAGCTGACAAGCTCACATTGGGTctggaactctatgtgcgagtaccCCATGCAGTACAGACCctattggattacaaaggaaatcattggtttagcaacagTCGAATGACCAaatatcaagctatgttatgtgaaaatccAAGAGTACACCTCGAAACTGTCAATaatttgaatccagctacccttctgccccagactactgaaagtcaacatgattgtttggagataatggatgaagtgttttcaagcagGTCTGATCTTCATGATTTCCCCATCAAGAATCCGGACATACAGTATTATACGGAtggtagtagttatgtgaaagaaggtatACGTTATGCAGGGTATGCGGTAACAactatagataaggtgatagaagcacggCCACTGTCGAAAGGGACATCAGCACAGAAGGCGGAACTGATTGCATTAACAAGGGCCTTGCAATTAGCTGAAGGGTTGAGAGTGAATATTTACACAGATTCAAAATACGCTTTTCTAACCACCCATGCCCATGGAGCATTGTCTAAATAA